GGGACGGGGCCGGTGGATGTGGGGACGCTGAAAATCCTCTCCAAGACGCCGCCGGAGTACCCTCTTTTCTCCCGCAGGCGCCGTGAGGAGGGGAAACTGACGATCCTCATCACCATCGAATCGGGGCGTGTCGTCGACGCGGTGGTCGAGAACGGGAGCGGTCATGCCCGTCTGGACGAGGCGGCGCTGAAGGCGGTCCGCACCTGGAGGTTCGATCACGCGGGGCG
This window of the Fretibacterium sp. OH1220_COT-178 genome carries:
- a CDS encoding energy transducer TonB, whose amino-acid sequence is GTGPVDVGTLKILSKTPPEYPLFSRRRREEGKLTILITIESGRVVDAVVENGSGHARLDEAALKAVRTWRFDHAGRIRARVPVSFRLER